In Dendrosporobacter quercicolus, one genomic interval encodes:
- a CDS encoding N-acetylmuramoyl-L-alanine amidase family protein produces MKIVIDPGHSGPLEPGACAGGVRECDVVLAIAGLLAERLEDEGHAIWLTRTGDIATGDLGFRAALANAQGADVFVSIHANSAASPAAQGTEVYHYPGSSEGKRLAA; encoded by the coding sequence ATGAAAATTGTCATCGACCCCGGCCATTCCGGCCCGCTGGAGCCGGGAGCCTGCGCCGGCGGCGTACGGGAGTGCGACGTGGTGCTGGCCATTGCCGGGCTGCTGGCCGAACGGCTGGAGGATGAGGGACACGCAATATGGCTGACCCGGACGGGCGATATTGCCACCGGCGACCTGGGCTTTCGGGCAGCGCTGGCCAACGCCCAGGGCGCGGACGTGTTTGTCAGCATTCACGCCAACAGCGCCGCCAGCCCTGCTGCCCAGGGTACGGAGGTCTATCATTATCCGGGCAGCAGCGAAGGCAAACGGCTGGCGGCCC
- a CDS encoding helix-turn-helix domain-containing protein: MTNTKLVVTVKEFAAMTGIGQNRVREFCYLPDFPASKEGNRFIIHVEAANEWLRRRASAKTGVNTAGLKRILP, from the coding sequence ATGACAAACACCAAGCTGGTGGTCACGGTCAAGGAGTTTGCGGCCATGACCGGCATTGGTCAGAACCGGGTGCGGGAGTTTTGCTACCTGCCGGATTTTCCGGCGTCCAAGGAGGGGAACCGTTTTATTATTCATGTGGAGGCCGCCAATGAGTGGCTGCGGCGGCGGGCCAGCGCCAAGACGGGCGTGAATACGGCCGGTCTGAAACGTATCCTGCCGTGA
- a CDS encoding single-stranded DNA-binding protein: MNKVFLVGRLSRELDMRVTVSGKAVCSFSLTVAFRTRVREETDAIDCVAWDALAEQIAQEGGDGRRVAIEGRLHSRQREGADGQRRKVTEVVVRDIEFLDKPG, encoded by the coding sequence TTGAACAAGGTCTTTCTGGTGGGAAGATTGTCCCGGGAGCTGGATATGCGGGTTACCGTGAGCGGCAAGGCGGTCTGCTCCTTTTCGCTGACGGTGGCGTTTAGGACCAGGGTGCGCGAGGAAACCGACGCCATTGACTGCGTGGCCTGGGATGCGCTGGCCGAGCAGATTGCCCAGGAGGGCGGGGACGGCCGCCGGGTGGCGATTGAGGGCCGGCTGCACAGCCGGCAGCGGGAAGGTGCGGACGGTCAGCGGCGGAAGGTGACCGAGGTGGTGGTCCGGGACATTGAGTTTCTGGACAAGCCCGGATAA
- a CDS encoding tyrosine-type recombinase/integrase: MAKRANGEGTICKRKDGLWMTAVIIGRDNATGKPVRKYCYGKTKGEVQQKRDALLEQSKGPVYIDAGKVTVGQWVEKWLTVYARASVRGNTYIGYRSVVNNHILPQLGNIKLQKLRGIDIQQMVNAIKDNGGGPRLAELAFTVLRIALNKAFYEDILHRLPFKTVSLPKKRRKEFVPLSSAEWTHLFTAAGADAAMYTALSLEWATGVSRSELLGLKWIDFNFTTDSVSIQRALIITDNGLELDDTKTPARQRVLPLPAVTMLQIKQHRERQTAAIAACKAGGQVWEDNDLVFPGPCGNLQDPRSWSKQFKCLAKAAGIDITFHKLRHDHASRLSANGVSIKDAQYRLGHSTTHMLLNVYTHRISGGQEKIASWLNASFPAAPIDHETPLH, from the coding sequence ATGGCCAAGCGGGCCAATGGCGAAGGAACCATTTGCAAGCGCAAAGACGGCCTGTGGATGACGGCCGTCATCATCGGCCGCGACAACGCGACCGGCAAACCCGTCCGTAAATATTGCTACGGCAAGACCAAAGGGGAAGTGCAGCAAAAAAGAGACGCCCTGCTCGAACAGAGCAAAGGGCCGGTCTACATCGACGCCGGCAAAGTCACCGTCGGCCAGTGGGTGGAAAAATGGCTGACCGTCTACGCCAGGGCCAGCGTCCGGGGCAATACCTACATCGGCTATCGCTCGGTTGTCAATAACCACATTCTGCCGCAGCTCGGTAACATCAAACTGCAAAAACTCAGGGGGATTGATATTCAACAAATGGTCAACGCCATCAAGGACAATGGCGGCGGGCCGCGCCTGGCCGAACTGGCCTTTACCGTCCTGCGCATTGCCCTGAACAAAGCTTTTTACGAGGATATCCTCCACCGGCTGCCCTTCAAAACCGTGTCCCTGCCCAAAAAGCGGCGCAAAGAGTTTGTGCCGTTAAGCAGCGCAGAGTGGACGCACCTGTTTACGGCAGCCGGGGCCGACGCGGCAATGTATACCGCCCTGTCCCTGGAATGGGCCACCGGCGTCAGCCGCTCCGAACTGTTGGGATTGAAGTGGATAGACTTCAATTTTACCACCGACAGCGTCAGCATCCAGCGGGCCCTCATCATCACCGACAACGGCCTGGAGCTTGACGACACCAAAACTCCCGCCCGCCAGCGCGTCCTGCCGCTGCCGGCAGTCACCATGCTGCAGATAAAACAGCACCGGGAGCGTCAGACGGCCGCTATCGCCGCCTGCAAAGCCGGCGGCCAAGTCTGGGAAGACAATGACCTGGTATTCCCCGGCCCCTGCGGCAACCTGCAGGACCCGCGCAGTTGGTCCAAACAATTCAAATGCCTGGCCAAAGCGGCCGGCATCGACATCACGTTTCATAAACTCCGGCACGACCACGCCAGCCGGCTCTCGGCCAACGGCGTCAGCATCAAGGACGCCCAGTACCGGCTGGGCCACAGCACAACCCATATGCTGCTCAATGTCTACACCCACAGGATATCCGGCGGCCAGGAAAAAATCGCCTCATGGCTCAATGCATCGTTTCCGGCTGCCCCCATCGACCATGAAACACCACTTCATTGA
- a CDS encoding helix-turn-helix transcriptional regulator, whose translation MSKEIGKRIRAARERLHLSQASLSELIGAGNQSTVAGWERGRTEPDGETLVKLAVILKVSTDHLLGVDAGVLALPADVTDLARDIAGLPPAERAVIEKIVAALKAEDKDKVVPG comes from the coding sequence ATGAGCAAAGAAATAGGAAAGCGCATCCGCGCCGCCCGCGAACGGCTCCACCTGTCCCAGGCCTCCCTGTCGGAACTGATCGGCGCCGGCAATCAGTCCACCGTGGCCGGCTGGGAGCGGGGACGGACCGAGCCGGACGGCGAAACGCTGGTCAAGCTGGCCGTCATTCTGAAAGTCTCGACCGACCACTTACTCGGCGTCGATGCCGGCGTGCTGGCGCTGCCGGCCGACGTCACCGACCTGGCCCGCGACATTGCCGGCCTGCCGCCGGCCGAGCGGGCCGTCATTGAAAAGATTGTGGCGGCCTTAAAGGCCGAAGACAAGGACAAAGTCGTCCCTGGTTGA